Below is a genomic region from Terriglobia bacterium.
AACTCCCTTGGCGCTCAGTCCTATGGTCGGCAGGGAGGCGATTTCCTTGGAACTCATTCCTTGCCGGAAGTAGAGCCAGAAAATCATTCGATCACGCTTTTGGTCGGGCCCGGTCAAGCCACGCTTCAGGAGTTCATCAATCTCACTCAGTAAAACTCCGAAGGCGATTTTCTCTTGGCTCCCAAGAGCCTCGTTCCCTCCCTCGGGATCGACATCGCTCGTGGAAACATGAGGCTGGTCGCCTCCGGATGATTGACTATGACCATGCTTGAAATAGTCGTGAGCGGCATTGGCTGCAGTTTTCTTTATATATCCCAAAATAGCTTCGGGATGCTGGATAGCAAAGTCCCGCAGGAGGCGGCAGCCGTCTTCCCAGAGTTTGAGGTAGGTTACCTGGACCAGGTCCTCAACCAGGGACCGAGAGGGTTCGCCCCACAGGGAGGCTGTGCGGATTATGGTGAGGCTGATGGGTTTTCCGACGCGGGAAACGAACTCCTCCCATGCCTGTTCATCAGGAGGGCCGGCGCAGAGACAGACGAGGTCCTTCAGGGACAAAGACGAATATCGCGTCGGCTTAGGGGTGTTCGAGATCCTTGAGTCGCCGAAGGGCAACGTCGCATTCTTGCCCTGATACTCAGTTCGTCCCACTGCCAGTCTCCTGTTCTGAAATGCACGAGGTGGGATTCGTGATCGTTCCCACCTCGCCGGTGGATAAAGGGCCCTTTGCATTGCTCGAGCCGTCCGGGCGGGCCACGCCCGACCTACTCCGTGTCTGAGTGGCTTGGTTCCTCTTCGACCCTCGGGATACCTGCGGCGAACCAAACTCCCCCCACATTCCGGATAAGCAGTACCGGAGTGCTACAGGGATTCGGCGGAGCCGGCGACAGGGAATCGTCGATTCTGAAGTCCCCGTCGGGCTCGAGAGCCACCCCGGCGAGGGTTGAGTCATGAGCGGTAGCGGCGGCAGCAGGCCCACAGAAGAGGGTGGCGTGGACGCTCTGCGAGCCGTTAGTTCCGATGCCGTTGCCGTTGGCCAGAAGCAGGCCGCGTCCCTCAACCCTGATATGCCCGTCGGACCTTACATCCGCGTCGAGGCCAGCGATCGTCCAAGGTGCGCCCGGGTTAACACCCCTGACGATGTTTAGGTTGACAGTCCCATTCGCGGCGACACTGGAAAGGGGATCGACCCCGATCGCGCCCTTGAATTTCACCAGCGCGGGACCATGGTTGTAGGTGTTCTGGTACGCACTGTTTTGAGCAGAGGCGATGCCAGAGACGGCTAGTGCCGCGATCGATACGAGCAATCCACGGACCATGTTCCGAGCCGCCTTGCCATACCAGAATCTTCCACTGCGATTGTTGTTCACTTCGCTCTCCTTGCTATTGGACTTAGTAGGGCCGTTGATCCTCTGGATGTTGGTGCAAACTCTTGCGGCATCCAACTGCTTCCACTAGAATCTGACCTATTCGCCGCCAGACCGCCGGCCCATGAGCAAGCTAGGCGGCGCCGTTCGAAATCGTCCTTAAGGGCTCGTCAAGAATTTCCAGGTAAATTCCAAAGAAGTTCCAAAGATCGTCATTCCCCTGGAAACAAAGGTCTTGTACGAATTTGGAAAATTCCGCTGTGACCCCCGGGAGCATCTCCTGCTGTGCGCGGGCAAGCCGGTTTCGCTGTCTCCGAAGTCGTTCGAGATCCTGGTCGCGCTGATTCAGAACAATGGCCGGCTGTTGACCAAGGACGAACTCATGCAGCAGGTGTGGCCTGACAGCTTTGTGGAAGAGGCCAACCTGACGGTCAATATCTCCGCACTGCGCAAAGTGCTGGGCGAGACCCCCGGAGGGCAGCGATATATCGAGACTGTGCCCAAGCGGGGATACCGATTTGTTGCGCCGGTCAAGGAGGTCCAGGACAACGGCAAACCCAGCCCATCCATGCAGCCATCCGGCGTTGCGCAGGAAGAGCCGTTGCTACCGGTTGCGCCTGCACCCACCTCGCCGGCTCGGTCTCTGCGCTGGTGGCTGCCGGCCGCCGGACTCCTGCTGATTGCGGTCCTGGTTTCCGCCGTCTTGGTGATCCGCCGTCCCACCCGGCTCACCGACAAAGACACGGTCGTGCTGGCCGACTTCGCCAACCCCACGGGGGATCCCGTCTTCGATGGCGCGTTGCGGCAAGGGCTTTCCTCGCAACTGGAGCAGTCGCCGTTCTTGAATCTGCTTTCCGACGAGCGCATCGCGCAGACGCTATCTCTCATGTCCCAGCCCAAAGACTCCCACCTGACCCACGAACTCGCCCGCGAAGTTTGCCAGCGCACGGCGAGCGCGGCGGTTCTGGATGGGACGATTGCGCAGGTTGGCACGCAGTACCTTCTGACCCTGAAAGCGATCAACTGCTCAAACGGGGAATCGTTGGGCAGCGCGGAGGCACAGGCCGCTGACAAAAACCATGTTCTCGATGCCCTGGGAAAGGTGGCTTCGCAG
It encodes:
- a CDS encoding sigma-70 family RNA polymerase sigma factor, which codes for MGRTEYQGKNATLPFGDSRISNTPKPTRYSSLSLKDLVCLCAGPPDEQAWEEFVSRVGKPISLTIIRTASLWGEPSRSLVEDLVQVTYLKLWEDGCRLLRDFAIQHPEAILGYIKKTAANAAHDYFKHGHSQSSGGDQPHVSTSDVDPEGGNEALGSQEKIAFGVLLSEIDELLKRGLTGPDQKRDRMIFWLYFRQGMSSKEIASLPTIGLSAKGVGSVIERLKHCIREQILEFRSDSDDDEE